In the genome of Pediococcus claussenii ATCC BAA-344, one region contains:
- the lepA gene encoding translation elongation factor 4 — protein sequence MSDFSELKERQEHIRNFSIVAHIDHGKSTLADRILELTDTVAKRDMQDQLLDSMDLERERGITIKLNAVELHYKAKNGENYIFHLIDTPGHVDFSYEVSRSLAACEGAVLVVDAAQGVEAQTLANVYLAIDDNLEIVPVINKIDLPAADPERVRKEIEDVVGLDASDAVLTSAKAGIGVSELLEQIVDKIPAPDGKIDAPLKALIFDSKYDDYRGVVLSIRLMEGMVKRGDKIRLVNSNAVYEVTEVGVNSPDPIKKDYLMAGDVGYLAASIKTIKDARVGDTVTSANNTDVIPLEGYREMNPMVYSGLYPTDNAKFNDLREALEKLQLNDAALEFEPESSQALGFGFRCGFLGLLHMDVVQERLEREFNLDLITTAPSVTYKVDLTDDTEIEVENPSDMPDASQIKSVREPYVNANIMVPSEYVGAVMELAQYRRGIFDTMDYIDDNRVNVKYELPLSEIIFDFFDKLKSSTRGYASLDYELGEYKVSNLVKIDILLNGDQVDALSFIAHRDFAQQRGNEITASLKKIIPRRNFEIPVQAAIGNKIIARTNIKAYRKDVTSKIHTGDPDRRAKLLDKQKRGKKRMKAVGRVEVPQEAFMAVLKTDTESKSDK from the coding sequence ATGTCAGATTTTTCAGAATTAAAAGAACGACAGGAACATATTAGAAATTTTTCCATTGTTGCCCATATTGATCATGGCAAATCTACCTTAGCAGATCGAATCTTGGAACTAACTGATACGGTTGCAAAGCGTGATATGCAAGATCAATTGCTGGATTCAATGGATTTAGAGCGAGAGCGTGGTATTACTATTAAATTAAACGCGGTTGAATTGCACTATAAGGCAAAAAACGGTGAAAATTATATTTTTCATTTGATTGACACACCTGGACATGTGGATTTCAGTTATGAAGTTTCCAGAAGTTTAGCGGCTTGTGAAGGCGCTGTCCTTGTCGTAGATGCAGCGCAAGGTGTTGAAGCTCAAACTTTAGCAAATGTTTATTTGGCAATTGATGATAATTTAGAAATCGTACCTGTGATAAATAAAATTGATCTACCAGCGGCCGATCCGGAACGTGTTCGAAAAGAAATTGAAGATGTTGTTGGATTAGATGCTTCTGATGCAGTTTTGACCAGTGCAAAAGCAGGAATTGGCGTTTCAGAGTTATTAGAGCAAATTGTTGACAAGATTCCTGCACCTGATGGAAAAATTGATGCTCCATTAAAAGCATTAATTTTTGATTCAAAATACGACGATTATCGTGGCGTTGTTTTGAGTATTCGACTTATGGAAGGAATGGTCAAACGAGGCGATAAGATTCGCCTAGTAAATAGCAATGCGGTATATGAAGTGACAGAGGTAGGAGTTAATTCGCCAGATCCGATTAAAAAAGATTATTTAATGGCGGGGGATGTTGGTTACCTTGCTGCAAGCATCAAAACTATTAAGGATGCACGTGTCGGTGATACAGTTACAAGTGCAAACAACACAGATGTCATTCCCTTAGAAGGCTATCGAGAAATGAATCCAATGGTATATTCCGGCCTCTATCCAACTGACAATGCTAAATTTAACGATTTACGTGAGGCATTGGAAAAACTGCAATTGAATGATGCAGCTTTAGAATTTGAACCAGAATCATCTCAAGCGCTTGGATTTGGATTTCGTTGTGGATTCTTAGGGTTACTGCATATGGATGTTGTGCAAGAACGTTTGGAACGCGAATTTAACTTGGATTTAATCACAACTGCTCCGTCTGTCACCTATAAGGTTGATTTAACTGATGACACTGAAATTGAAGTAGAAAATCCGTCAGATATGCCAGATGCATCCCAAATAAAATCTGTTAGAGAACCTTATGTTAATGCTAATATCATGGTTCCTAGTGAGTATGTTGGCGCTGTAATGGAGTTGGCACAATATCGACGTGGTATTTTTGACACGATGGATTATATTGATGATAATCGTGTAAACGTAAAATATGAACTACCGCTTTCGGAAATAATTTTTGATTTCTTTGACAAGCTAAAGTCCAGTACGCGCGGTTATGCTTCTCTTGATTATGAGTTGGGCGAATATAAAGTAAGTAACCTTGTTAAGATTGATATTCTTCTAAATGGTGATCAGGTTGACGCGCTAAGTTTCATTGCTCATCGTGATTTTGCTCAGCAGCGTGGTAATGAGATAACTGCTAGCTTAAAAAAGATCATCCCTAGAAGGAATTTTGAAATTCCAGTTCAGGCTGCCATAGGAAACAAGATTATTGCGAGAACCAATATTAAAGCATATCGGAAAGATGTTACCTCTAAGATTCACACAGGTGATCCTGATCGTCGTGCTAAGCTACTGGATAAGCAGAAACGTGGAAAGAAACGCATGAAGGCTGTTGGACGTGTAGAGGTCCCTCAGGAAGCGTTCATGGCGGTTTTGAAGACCGATACGGAGTCAAAGAGCGATAAATAG